Proteins co-encoded in one Aminivibrio pyruvatiphilus genomic window:
- a CDS encoding ABC transporter permease → MISLAGRDILHGWGKFTLTGLGLGLLIGVTLTMGGVYRGMVDDAMVLLDNSGADLWVVQQETLGPYAESSSIYDDAWRSVAGMPGVEAVSSVTYLTTQVRRGTEDVRAMVVGVDPGMPGSPGQPGYLTAGRHITRSHYEAVADAATGFRTGDEIRIRRNTYTVVGLTRRMVSSGGDPMIFIPLKDAQEAQFLKDNDSILQQRRRTASNPSLNRPGVPGLLESVIASQSANLNVNAVLVRLLPGAGPEETAAHIRRWLRLEVYTREQMEDILLGKLIATSSRQIGMFLVILAVVSAAIVAFIIYTLTLGKIREIAVLKLIGTKNRTIVAMILQQAVALGVLGFMIGKISATFWAPFFPKFVLLQARDAVTGFAAVIIMCVLASILAIRAALKVDPAEAIGG, encoded by the coding sequence ATGATCAGCCTCGCGGGCCGGGATATTCTCCACGGGTGGGGAAAGTTTACTCTCACCGGCCTGGGGCTGGGGCTCCTTATCGGCGTGACGCTCACCATGGGCGGCGTCTACCGTGGCATGGTGGATGACGCCATGGTTCTCCTCGACAACAGCGGGGCCGACCTCTGGGTCGTGCAGCAGGAGACTCTCGGCCCGTACGCGGAGTCTTCCAGCATTTACGATGACGCATGGAGGAGCGTGGCTGGAATGCCCGGCGTAGAGGCGGTTTCGAGCGTCACCTACCTTACGACGCAGGTCAGGAGAGGCACGGAGGACGTGCGGGCCATGGTGGTTGGGGTGGACCCGGGCATGCCGGGATCTCCGGGACAGCCGGGCTACCTGACGGCCGGACGGCATATCACCCGCAGCCATTACGAAGCCGTGGCCGACGCGGCCACGGGGTTTCGCACCGGTGACGAAATCCGTATCAGGAGGAACACCTATACGGTGGTGGGCCTTACCCGCCGGATGGTCTCCTCCGGAGGGGACCCCATGATCTTCATTCCGCTGAAGGATGCCCAGGAGGCCCAGTTCCTCAAGGACAACGACTCGATTCTGCAGCAGCGCCGCCGTACGGCATCGAACCCGTCGCTGAACAGGCCGGGGGTGCCGGGGCTCCTGGAGAGCGTCATCGCCTCCCAGAGCGCCAATCTCAATGTGAACGCGGTCCTTGTGCGTCTCCTGCCAGGGGCGGGCCCCGAAGAGACGGCGGCTCATATCCGCCGGTGGCTGCGCCTTGAAGTATATACGAGAGAGCAGATGGAGGACATTCTTCTCGGCAAGCTCATCGCCACGTCGTCCAGGCAGATCGGCATGTTCCTCGTGATTCTTGCCGTCGTGAGCGCCGCCATCGTGGCCTTCATCATCTACACCCTCACCCTGGGGAAAATCCGGGAGATCGCGGTGCTGAAGCTCATCGGGACGAAGAACCGGACCATCGTGGCCATGATCCTCCAGCAGGCGGTGGCCCTCGGCGTCCTCGGATTCATGATAGGGAAGATTTCGGCCACCTTCTGGGCCCCCTTTTTCCCCAAGTTCGTCCTTCTGCAGGCCCGGGACGCGGTGACCGGGTTCGCGGCGGTGATCATCATGTGCGTCCTCGCCAGCATCCTGGCGATCCGGGCAGCGCTCAAGGTGGACCCGGCAGAGGCCATCGGAGGCTGA
- a CDS encoding efflux RND transporter periplasmic adaptor subunit, translated as MKRVWRTVLLLAGVIGLTVLFLYVMMRSGPLAPVPVTAAAVKKQSVAPALYGIGVVESGAVFRVGPTSPGRVREVFVEVGGRVEAGQKVAVMDPVDLDQRRAAQEAQIARLEASVRAASARTSETGARKEYAQAQSKRYDNLLKSGAVSVDAAEAKRQERLVTAAAWASANADLQASRAELKRAKADLAALASQMENLDLLAPAAGLVSARAAEPGTTAVAGQSVVEIIDTASIRISVRFDQAAASGLRAGLPADIVLRSGNGRVHGGTILRVEPVADPVTEEMVAKAVFGTIPDPLPPLGELAEVTVNLPPLSETPVVPDGALQRYGGRLGVWVIENGSIVFRPVRTGRRDLAGTVQILEGLEEGERVVVYSTRALTPKSRVKVLETLEGMKP; from the coding sequence ATGAAAAGAGTCTGGCGGACGGTTCTCCTTCTCGCGGGCGTCATCGGCCTGACGGTACTTTTCCTGTACGTGATGATGCGGTCGGGGCCCCTGGCGCCGGTGCCCGTGACGGCAGCAGCCGTGAAAAAGCAGTCCGTTGCCCCGGCGCTCTATGGCATAGGGGTGGTGGAATCGGGAGCGGTCTTCCGGGTGGGTCCCACGTCGCCGGGAAGGGTCCGGGAAGTTTTCGTCGAGGTGGGCGGCAGGGTCGAGGCCGGGCAGAAGGTAGCCGTCATGGACCCGGTGGATCTCGACCAGCGGAGGGCAGCCCAGGAGGCCCAAATAGCCAGGCTCGAGGCTTCAGTTCGGGCCGCTTCCGCCAGGACGTCGGAGACCGGCGCGAGGAAAGAGTATGCCCAGGCCCAGTCGAAACGGTACGACAATCTCCTGAAGTCGGGGGCGGTGAGCGTGGACGCCGCCGAGGCGAAGCGCCAGGAAAGGCTGGTGACGGCGGCTGCCTGGGCGTCGGCGAATGCGGACCTCCAGGCCTCCCGGGCCGAACTGAAACGGGCGAAGGCAGACCTGGCGGCCCTGGCGTCCCAGATGGAGAATCTTGACCTCCTTGCGCCCGCCGCGGGGCTTGTGTCGGCCAGGGCGGCCGAACCAGGCACGACAGCCGTGGCAGGGCAGTCCGTGGTTGAAATAATCGATACGGCAAGCATCCGGATTTCGGTCCGCTTCGACCAGGCCGCGGCCTCGGGCCTCAGGGCCGGCCTTCCGGCGGACATCGTGCTCCGGTCGGGGAACGGGAGAGTGCACGGGGGAACCATTCTCCGGGTGGAGCCCGTAGCGGATCCCGTAACCGAGGAAATGGTTGCGAAAGCGGTTTTCGGGACGATCCCCGACCCTCTTCCTCCTCTCGGGGAGCTTGCGGAGGTGACCGTGAATCTCCCTCCCCTTTCCGAAACGCCGGTCGTTCCCGATGGAGCGCTGCAGCGATATGGCGGCAGGCTTGGCGTGTGGGTTATCGAAAACGGCTCCATCGTTTTCCGGCCCGTAAGGACGGGACGGCGCGACCTGGCCGGAACAGTGCAGATCCTGGAAGGACTCGAAGAGGGCGAACGTGTGGTGGTGTACAGTACACGGGCCCTGACGCCGAAGAGCAGGGTGAAGGTCCTCGAAACCCTGGAGGGGATGAAGCCATGA
- a CDS encoding TetR/AcrR family transcriptional regulator, which translates to MAMKGKYLPAEERRAVIVETVLTLAAEGNPSEITTAAIAERMGLTQGALFRHFPSKDAIWEAVMAWAARTLASRLEAAAAASPTPLDALEAVFFAHIGFIAEYPGVPGIFFGELQRPGDSPARERARELMEGYGTRLRAILREGQATGQLSQAFDAGTAASLFVGIIQGLVLQSFLSGSRETVSKNAPAAFSLFRRGIEAGDAR; encoded by the coding sequence ATGGCAATGAAGGGAAAATATCTTCCTGCGGAAGAACGGCGTGCCGTGATCGTGGAAACCGTCCTCACCCTCGCCGCGGAGGGAAACCCCTCGGAGATCACCACCGCCGCCATCGCGGAGCGCATGGGGCTGACCCAGGGCGCCCTCTTCCGTCATTTTCCGAGCAAGGACGCTATCTGGGAAGCCGTCATGGCATGGGCGGCCCGGACCCTGGCGTCGAGGCTGGAGGCGGCGGCAGCAGCCTCCCCGACACCCCTGGATGCCCTCGAGGCTGTTTTCTTTGCCCATATCGGTTTTATTGCCGAATACCCCGGCGTGCCGGGAATTTTCTTCGGCGAGCTGCAGCGCCCCGGGGACAGCCCGGCCCGGGAACGGGCGAGAGAACTTATGGAAGGGTACGGAACACGCCTCCGGGCCATTCTCAGGGAAGGCCAGGCCACAGGACAGCTTTCACAAGCTTTCGACGCCGGGACGGCCGCGAGCCTCTTCGTAGGTATCATCCAGGGGCTCGTGCTCCAGTCGTTCCTCTCGGGATCCCGGGAGACGGTCTCAAAGAACGCCCCGGCGGCCTTCTCGCTCTTCCGGCGGGGCATCGAAGCGGGGGATGCGCGATGA
- a CDS encoding alpha-aminoadipate/glutamate carrier protein LysW: MTTKVQCIVCEGDVTLPAEVMEGELLTCPDCGTELEIVSLNPVTVAEAPEVQEDWGE, translated from the coding sequence ATGACAACAAAAGTTCAGTGCATCGTCTGCGAAGGGGACGTCACCCTGCCCGCCGAAGTTATGGAGGGTGAGCTTCTGACGTGCCCGGACTGCGGCACGGAGCTCGAGATCGTTTCCCTGAACCCGGTCACCGTGGCCGAGGCCCCCGAAGTGCAGGAAGACTGGGGAGAATAA